In a genomic window of Scyliorhinus torazame isolate Kashiwa2021f chromosome 5, sScyTor2.1, whole genome shotgun sequence:
- the LOC140420348 gene encoding uncharacterized protein, giving the protein MRRKMIRTMGKPWKCEDCGKGFRAPCELERHQRSHTGERPFTCSQCEKGFTDISSLRRHKRVHTGERPFTCSDCGKGFTQLSSLQGHQRVHTGERPFTCIQCEKGFTDIGNLRRHERVHTGERPFTCSQCEKGFTDIGSLRRHERVHTGERPFTCSDCGKGFTQLSSLQGHQRVHTGERPFTCSQCEKGFTDIGNLRRHERVHTGERPFTCSQCEKGFTDIGNLRRHKQVHTGERPFTCSDCGKGFTQLSSLQGHQRVHTGERPFTCSQCEKGFTDIGSLRRHERVHTGERPFTCSQCEKGFTDIGILRRHERVHTGERPFTCSDCGKGFTRLSSLQGHKRVHTGEKPFTCSQCEKGFTDIGSLRRHERVHTGERPFTCSQCEKEFTQIGNLQRHERVHTGERPFTCSQCEKGFTDIGSLRIHKRVHTGERPFTCSQCEKEFTQIGSLRRHERVHTGERPFTCSDCGKGFTRISSLQTHQRVHTGERPFICTVCDMGFTQLSSLLKHNVTHTKSRPFKCSDCRNGFKSSQLLMSHQRVHTEERPFSCSHCTKSFRSSSNLMKHERGHTGESPFTSPTGKRFTRSSLAEPQCHSQQ; this is encoded by the coding sequence atGAGACGCAAAATGATccggaccatggggaaaccatggaaatgtgaggattgtgggaagggattcagagccccgtgcgagctggaaaggcatcaacgcagtcacactggagagaggccgttcacctgctctcagtgtgaaaagggattcactgacattagcagcctgcggagacacaaacgagttcacactggggagaggccgttcacctgctctgactgtgggaagggattcactcagttatccagcctgcagggacaccagcgagttcacactggagagaggcctttcacctgcattcagtgtgaaaagggattcactgacattggcaacctgcggagacatgaacgagttcacactggggagaggccgttcacctgctctcagtgtgaaaagggattcactgatattggcagcctgcggagacacgaacgagttcacactggggagaggccgttcacctgctctgactgtgggaagggattcactcagttatccagcctgcagggacaccagcgagttcacactggagaaaggcctttcacctgctctcagtgtgaaaagggattcactgacattggcaacctgcggagacatgaacgagttcatactggggagaggccgttcacctgctctcagtgtgaaaagggattcactgacattggcaacctgcggagacataaacaagttcacactggggagaggccgttcacctgctctgactgtgggaagggattcactcagttatccagcctgcagggacaccagcgagttcacactggagagaggcctttcacctgctctcagtgtgaaaagggattcactgacattggcagcctgcggagacacgaacgagttcacaccggggagaggccattcacctgctctcagtgtgaaaagggattcactgacattggcatcctgcggagacatgaacgagttcacactggagagaggccgttcacctgctctgactgtgggaagggattcactcggttatccagcctgcagggacacaagcgagttcacactggagagaagcctttcacctgctctcagtgtgaaaagggattcactgacattggcagcctgcggagacacgaacgagttcacactggagagaggccattcacctgctctcagtgtgaaaaggaattcacgcaaattggcaacctgcagagacacgaacgagttcacactggggagaggccattcacctgctctcagtgtgaaaagggattcactgacattggcagcctgcggatacacaaacgagttcacaccggggagaggccattcacctgctctcagtgtgaaaaggaattcacgcaaattggcagcctgcggagacacgaacgagttcacactggagagagaccattcacctgctctgactgtgggaagggattcactcggatatccagcctgcagacacaccagcgagttcacactggggagaggccgttcatctgcactgtgtgtgatatgggattcactcaattatccagcctgctgaaacacaatgtcactcacaccaagagcaggccctttaaatgctctgactgcaggaatggtttcaaaagctcacagctactgatgtcccaccagcgcgttcacactgaggagagaccgttcagctgctctcactgcacaaagagctttagatcctcatccaacctgatgaaacacgagcgaggtcacaccggggagagcccgttcacctctccgactgggaaaagattcactcggtcatcacttgctgagccacaatgtcactcacagcaatga